A window of Emcibacter sp. SYSU 3D8 genomic DNA:
CGCCCGTCTCGGCGGCGGTATTTTCACCAAGGGCGCCGACGTTGGCGCCGATCTGGTGGGTAAGGTCGAAGCCGGCATTCCCGAGGATGACCCGCGCAATCCTGCAACGATCGCCGACAATGTGGGCGACAATGTGGGTGACTGCGCCGGCATGGCAGCCGATTTGTTCGAGACCTATGCGGTGACCATTGTTGCCACCATGGTGCTGGCGAGCATCTATTTCGTCGGCGAAGTGCAGACCAGCCTGATGCTGTATCCGCTGGCCATCGGCGGCGTCTGCATCGTCACCTCCATCATCGGCACGTTCTTTGTCCGTCTGGGCAGCTCCAACAACATCATGGGGGCACTGTACAAGGGCTTCATCGCCACGGCGGTGCTGTCGCTGATCGCACTCTACCCGCTGACCGAGTACATTCTTGGCGGCATGGATGCGGCTTTCGAGGTCAACGGCAACGCGTTCACCGCCATGTCGCTGTTCTATTGCGGTGTCACTGGCCTGGTGATCACCGGCCTGCTGATCTGGATTACCGAATATTACACCGGCACCAACTTCCGCCCGGTGAAGAGCATTGCTCAGGCATCGACGACGGGCCACGGCACCAATGTGATCCAGGGTCTTGCCGTCTCCATGGAAGCGACCGCGCCGATGGCGCTGGTTATCTGCGCCGGCATCATCATCACCTACAGCTTTGCCGGCCTGTTCGGCATCGCCATCGCCGTCAGCACCATGCTGGCACTTGCCGGCATGGTCGTTGCCCTCGACGCCTATGGCCCGGTGACCGATAACGCCGGCGGCATTGCCGAGATGGCCGACATGGAGCCGGAAGTACGCAAGGTCACCGACGCGCTGGACGCCGTCGGCAACACCACCAAGGCGGTCACCAAGGGCTATGCGATCGGTTCGGCCGGTCTTGGCGCGCTGGTGCTGTTTGCCGCTTATACCGAGGATCTGGCTCACTTCTTCAACGACGTGACCGTGAACTTCAGCCTGTCCAACCCCTATGTGGTGGTCGGTCTGCTGCTCGGCGGCCTGTTGCCCTATCTGTTCGGCGCCATGGGCATGATGGCGGTCGGCCGCGCGGCCGGCGCCATCGTCGAGGAAGTCCGGACCCAGTTCCGTGAAAACCCCGGCATCATGGCGGGCACGTCCAAGCCCAATTATGCCCGTTCGGTCGATCTTCTGACCAAGGCGGCGATCCGGGAGATGATCATCCCGTCGCTGCTGCCGGTGTTGTCGCCGATCGCGGTGTATTTCCTCTTCAATGCCATTGCCGGACAGGCGGATGCCTTCGCGGCGCTGGGCGCCATGCTGCTTGGTGTCATCGTCACCGGCGTGTTCGTCGCCATTTCCATGACCGCCGGCGGCGGCGCGTGGGACAATGCGAAGAAGTACATCGAGGACGGTCATCATGGCGGCAAGGGCTCGGAAGCCCACAAAGCCGCGGTGACGGGCGATACGGTCGGCGATCCCTACAAGGATACCGCCGGCCCGGCCGTCAACCCGATGATCAAGATCACCAACATCGTGGCTCTGCTGCTGCTCGCCATCCTGGCGCGCAACGCATAGGGCAGGCGCATTACAGGAAAGGGCCCGGTGGGAAACCGCCGGGCCCTTTTTCCTTGCCTGCGTGCCGGAATACATTCCGGGACGATTTACTGGTGGTGCAAGGACTGGCGCAGCGGCAGGATTTCAAGGCCCCATCATGCGGGGCCATGCTGACCGAACGCCAAGCGACCCGTGCCAAGGGCAGGGATATCCCACGCTCAAGGCACGCTCCGGGAGCGAACGCGCCCAGCTGCGGAACGCCTAGTTACCAGGCGATGCCGGGCCGGGACCGCTGAAGCGACCGATATTGCTGAAGATTTGCTCGAAGAAGCCCAGCTCCTTGCCGCGGGTCGGCGTCTTGTCGCCGACCGGGCTCACCTCGCGGGCTGCTTCCATGCCGGCGCGGGAGATTTCCTTGACGTTGCCAGACTGGTCGAACGAGACCTGCAGAACCTGGTTGTCCACCACGTCGGGGCGGAAGAATGCCCAGCTCTCCTGCGTTCTGGTCACATAATACCAGTTCTCGTCATCGAAGGTTCCAGGCACGGTAGGCGTACCCAGCGCCGCCAGTACGGAGGCGCGGTTGTCGACGCCCGGACGGATCTCGGTGATCACGTCCTCGTCCATCAGATAACCGCGCGTATCAACGGTCTTGGCGCAGCCTGACAGCATGGCCGTACAGGCCACCGTCAGACCCAGTGCAACGAGAAGCGTCTGTCTGTTCACCAACTCACTCTTTAATCGAGATGCCGGCGCCGGTTGACGGCGCCCGGCCAAGGGCCTATTCGCTGGGCTAGAAAATGGCATCGCACCCCGGCACTGTCAACGTCCGCGCCGGTTGGGCGATCGCCTCGTGGATTAGGCTATGCTGCAGTTCCTGAAGAATATCCGCCGGGCATTCATGCCCTCGCCCGATCAGCTCCGGGCGAACGCGCTCTACAATACCGCCGTGAATCAATCGCGGCGCACTGGCTTCTACACCACATGCGGCGTTCCGGACACGATCGATGGCCGTTTCGACATGATCGTTGTCCATGCCTTTCTGATCATGCGGCGGCTGCGCGACGGCGGTCCAGATGGCGAGGCGCTGTCTCAGGTGCTGTTCGATGAAATGTTCGCGGACATGGACCGCTCGCTGCGCGAGATGGGTGTCGGCGACATGGGCATTGGCCGCAGGGTCCGCGCCATGGGCAAGGCGTTCATGGGCCGGGTCAAGGCCTATGAGGAGGCCCTGGAAGAGGGTGGTGCTGCGCTCGAGGAGGCGCTGACACGAAATGTCTACCGCGATGCGGCGCCCGCGCCCGCCGCGCTGGACCATCTGGCGGCCTATATGCGCCGGGAAAACACTGCATTGAGGTCGTTCCCGATTGCCGCCCTGATGGCGGGCGAGGTGAATTTCGGGCCGGCCCCGGGAGACTCGCCATGACCGAGAGCAATCGTCCTGAATTGCACCGTCCATTCGACATAGTCAGCCTTCCCGATGGCGGACGTCATATCGAAATCAGCCCGAGCGATGCGGAGCGTGACGCGATCGCCCGCCGTCTCGACTTGCTCGCGGTTGCGGATTTCGCTGTGCGCGGCCGTCTCGATCCGCTGCGCCGCGGGCGCTCGGCGATATTCAACGGGCGGATGACCGCGGCACTTACCCAGAGATGCATTATCACGGGTGACCCGGTCGACGCGGCGATCGACGAGGAAATCCATGTGCGGTTGCTGACCGAGGACGAATCCGACAAGCGGACCGAGGTCGAAATCGACGCCGACGAGGACGATCTGGAGATTGCCGAGGAGGGAATCGTCGACCTGGGTGAAATCTGCGTGCAATATCTGGCTATTGCGCTTGATCCCTATCCCCGTGCGCCGGGGGCCCAGGCGCCCGCTTTGCCCGAAGAAGTCGATTCCGCAGACGTCGTGAAGCCGAATCCTTTCGCCGTGTTGAAGAAACTGAAAGACAAAACTTGAAGCGCGTAGAATTCTGAGTATGTTCTGGCGCCTAAACGTTGCCCCGGTGGTCGGGGCGCTAAGTAGCAAGAGTTCGACAGATGGCGGTACCGAAAAGAAAAACCACGCCCTCGAAACGGAATATGCGCCGTTCGCATCATGCGCTCGTGCGCACTCAGTCCGTTGAGTGCCCGAATTGCGGCGAGGTCAAGCTGCCGCATCATGTCTGCGGGGCATGCGGCCAGTATGACGGCCGCGAGGTTACCGAGGCGACCGAGACCTTCTAAGCAACGGGTGCGGGGGATGTCACATTGGCTGGCGCCCTGACGATCGCCCTTGACGCCATGGGCGGAGACCAAGCCCCGGGCGTCATTCTGGACGGCACTGAACTGGCGCGGGAACGGCATCCGGACCTGCGCTATGTTCTGTTCGGCGATGGCCCGCAGCTTGAGGCGGGCCTTGCCCAAAGGGCCCGTCTGAAGGATTGCTGCTCCATCGTCCATTCCGAATCCGTTGTGGATGGCGCCATGAAGCCCAGTCAGGCCCTGCGCAAGGGCCGGACGTCGAGCATGGGGCTTGCCATTCAGGCGGTCAGCGACGGAACCGCCAACGTAGCGCTGTCGGCCGGCAACACCGGCGCGCTGATGGCGCTCTCGAAGTTTATCCTGCGGACAATGCCCGGCATCGACCGGCCGGCATTGGTTACCTTGCTTCCCACGCGGCGCGGCGAAAGCGCCATGCTCGATCTCGGCGCCAATGTCGAGTGCTCGTCCGAGAATTTGGTGCAGTTCGCCGTCATGGGCGCCGCCTATGCGCGCGTTGTGCTGGGGCTCAGCCGTCCCAAGGTGGCGCTGCTCAACATCGGCACCGAAGATCTCAAGGGCAACGAGGAGGTCAAGCAGGCCGCCGAGGAATTGCGCGCGGCCGACCTGATGTTCGAGTTCGTCGGCTTCGCCGAGGGCAACGATCTGGGGCAGGGCAGCGCCGATGTCTATGTTACGGATGGATTTACCGGTAATGTGGCACTGAAGACTATCGAAGGGACGTCCATGCTGATCGCCGATCTGTTCCGGCGGGCGTTCCGGAATTCGCCCATGTCTATGCTGGGCTATCTCATGGCCCGCGGCGCTCTCCGCACGCTGCGCGCCCATCTCGATCCCAATACGCATAACGGGGGCATGTTAGTGGGGCTGAACGGACTGGTGGTCAAAAGTCATGGCGGCGCCAATGCCGCCGGCATTGCGAGCGCGATTGCCGTGGCCAGGGATCTGGCGCAGGGCGACCTGAACGGCAAGATCGCCGGGGATATGGCTCACTATGGCAGCCAGCGTCCCGCGGCGCCCGCACAGGTGGTGGCACCGTGAGCGGCACCAGAAGCGTGATCGCCGGTGTCGGGTCCTACCTTCCCGAGCGCATCGTCACCAATGCTCAGATGTCCGAATTCGTCGACACCAGCGATGACTGGATTGTCGAGCGCACCGGTATACGTCAGCGGCATATCGCCGCCGATGGCGAATATACGTCGGACCTTGCCATGGCGGCGGGCAGGCGTGCCATCGCGGACGCGGGTCTCGGCGTCGACGACATCGATCTGGTGATCGTCGCCACCGCCACACCCGACGAAACCTTCCCTGCGACCGCCGTCAAAGTGCAGGCCGGCCTGGGCATAACTCGCGGCGCGGCCTTCGACATCCAGGCGGTGTGCTCCGGCTTCGTTTACGGCTTGTCCATTGCCGACAATCTGATCCGCGGCGGCATGGCCAAGAACCTGCTGCTGATCGGCGCCGAGACCTTCTCGCGCATTCTCGACTGGGAAGACCGCACGACCTGCGTGCTGTTCGGCGACGGCGCCGGGGCGGTGGTGGTGAGCGGCGAGACGGGCGCGGGCGACCGCGGCATCATCGCCAGCAAGCTGCGCAGTGACGGCACCAAGCACGATCTTCTCTATGTCGATGGCGGCCCGTCCACGACCCAGACGACGGGCAAGGTGAGAATGCGTGGAAAAGATGTATTCAAACATGCTGTCAATAACTTGGCAGACATTGTTGAAGAGGTTTTCGAGGGAACTGATTTATCTCCTTCGGATATCGACTGGATCGTGCCTCATCAGGCCAATCGCCGCATTCTGGATGCCACGGCCAGGAAGCTGGGCGTCTCGACGGACAAGGTGGTGATGACGGTACAGGACCAGGGCAATACCTCGGCCGCATCTGTTCCTCTGGCGCTCGATACTGCGGTCCGCGACGGCCGGATCAAACGCGGCGATCTGCTGTTGCTCGAGGCCATGGGGGGCGGATTCACCTGGGGGGCCAGTCTGGTTCGCTGGTAGCCTGCTGCTTGCGGTTCGGTGACAATTAATCCGGCTTGTTAGTTGCCGGGAATTTCCTTTTATATTGACTGGCTTAACGGCAATGCCTAACCTATTTCCCATCACTTCGGGGAATAGGTGCAGGCAATGAGCGGAAATACCGTAACGAGAGCGGATCTGAGCGAGGCCGTTTATCAGGAAGTAGGCCTGTCTCGCAATGAGTCGGCAGAGTTGGTCGAGAGGGTGCTGGACATCATCTCCGACAAGCTGGTCGAGGGCGAGAGCGTGAAGATTTCTTCGTTCGGCAGCTTCGTTGTACGCAAGAAGGGCGGCCGCACCGGACGCAACCCCAAGACCGGCGAAGAGGTGCCGATCGGACCACGCCGCGTGCTGGTGTTTCGGCCCAGCCAGGTCCTCAAGTCCATTGTCGCCAGCGCGACCCGTCCGTCGTAAGCCGCTATTGAATGGCATCGGACCAGGAAAATAGCGACGGGCGCAGCGCGCCGCGCAAGTCGCCGGACGCGTTCCGCACCATCAGCGAGGTGTCGGACGAGCTCACCGTCCCGCAGCACGTGTTGCGCTTCTGGGAAAGCAAGTTCACCCAGATCCGTCCGTTGAAGCGCGGCGGCCGGCGCCGCTACTACCGTCCCGAAGATGTGCTGCTGCTGCGCGGCATTCGCCGGCTCCTGTACGAGGACGGCTATACGATCAAGGGCGTGCAGAAGGTGCTGAAGGAGCGCGGTGTGCGCTCGGTGGCCAATGGCGGCCGGGAAGAGGGTGCCGTTCCGGCTGCATCGCCTGCGCCAGCGCCGTCGCTCGCCGCACCGCTCGATGCGGCCGAGATCGTTCGGGATGAAAATCAGGATGGCATCAATCTGCAGCGTCTGCTCGCCGAACTGGATGAAATCCGGGGAATGCTGACTCGCTGACTTTCATGCAACATTAGGGCTGGTATCCCGTCGCGGGCTGGCATTATAGTGCGCCCGCTTCGAACCGAGGGTATCGTCCTCGACGAGGCGTCTAACGGAGTGTAGCGCAGCCTGGTAGCGCATCACACTGGGGGTGTGAGGGTCGTCGGTTCAAATCCGGCCACTCCGACCAGTTCACGGGGCCGGCCTTGCGCCGGCCCCGGTTCACTTCGAGGCCCCCGAAATGACCGCAGCCAGCAGCCCGACCCTCCAGGACCGCACCCGCATCATCCGCTGGCTCATCGCCGTCGCCGCCCTGATCGTCATCATGGTGCTGCTGGGCGGTGTGACGCGGCTCACCGAATCCGGGTTGTCGATCGTCGAATGGCGTCCGGTTACCGGCACCTTGCCGCCGCTGTCGGACAGCGCCTGGCAGGCCGAATTCGACAAGTACAAGACCTCGCCCGAGTTCCAGAAGAAGAACAGCGACTTCACCGTTGCCGACTTCAAGACAATTTTCTGGTTCGAGTATCTGCACCGTCTGCTCGGCCGCCTGATCGGTCTGGCGTTCGCCGTACCGTTCTTCTGGATGCTGTGGCGTGGCCAGATTCCAGGGCCACTGAAGCCACGGCTCTGGCTGTTGCTGGGGCTCGGTGGGCTGCAAGGCTTCATGGGCTGGTACATGGTGGCGAGCGGGCTGGTCGACCGGCCCGATGTCAGCCAGTACCGGCTCGCCGCCCATCTGGGCATTGCCTTCGGAATCTACGGGTACATGGTCTGGCTGATATTCGGCCTGCTCAGGCCGGCGCCTGGGCGTCTGGCGCCGTTCTGCGGTGTGCTCACCGGACTGATTTTTCTGCAGATCCTGGCGGGCGCGTTCGTGGCGGGCATCGATGCCGGCTTCATCTACAACACCTGGCCGGCCATGGATAACGGCCGGTTCATCCCGGCCGGCATATGGACCGATCCGCCGTTGTGGCCCGGCATGTTCGAGGATCACCGCATCGTCCAGTTCAACCACCGCATGCTGGCATACCTGATCACGCTGCTGGTGGGTGTTTGGTGGTGGTTCAATCGGGAGAAGGGAGCACCGGCACATCTGCTGGCTCTGGCGACGCTGTTTCAGGTCGTCGCCGGCATCGTCACCGTACTCGTTCTGCCCTATGTGCCGGCGTGGCTCGCCGTGTTTCACCAGGCCGGCGGGCTCGCTTTGCTGACGGCGTCCTTGTACGCCCTGCACCGGGTGAGGAAACCATGAGTGGATATGTCACGGTCTACATGACGGCGTCATCGGCCGCCGAGGCCGACCGTATCGCGTCAGCGCTGGTCGAGGACCGGCTCGTCGCCTGCGTCAACATCCTGGGCGAGGTCCAATCGGTGTACCGCTGGGAGGGCGCTGTCCGGCACGATACCGAGGTGGCGCTGGTCGCCAAGACCCGGGCCTCACTGTTTGATGCGCTTACGGCAAGGGTACGGGCGTTGCACGCCTACGAGGTGCCATGCATCGTTTCCTGGCCCATCGATGCGGGAAATCCGGCCTATTTGTCGTGGATCGAGGCGGAAACGGCCGGCACGCCCGGAAAATAGCGCCCGAATGTGTGGTAGTTAAATACCATATTTTTAAGGTGTTGTTTTAACAGGTGAAAATTGAATGCTATCCTGTTGACTTGTGTTTGTAAATCGCCATACTTCGCCGCCGACGATCCAGGGGCGCGTGAAGCCCCTTATTCAAGGACCGACCGATGAAAACCTATTCCGCCAAACCCTCCGAGGTCGAGGCAAAGTGGCTGGTAATCGACGCCGAAGGCGTCGTGCTGGGCCGTCTCGCTTCCGAGGTCGCGAAGATCATTCGCGGCAAGCACAAGCCGACCTATACCCCGCATATCGATTGCGGCGATCACGTCGTGATCATCAATGCCGAGAAGGTTCACCTGACGGGCCGCAAGCGCGAGAACAAGGTGTATTACTGGCATACCGGCCATCCGGGCGGCATCAAGAGCCGTACCGCCGCCAAGATTCTGGACGGCGCCCATCCGGAACGCGTCATCGAGAAGGCCGTCGAGCGCATGGTGCCGCGTGGTCCGCTCGGCCGCGACCAGATGCGCAAGCTGCGCGTCTATGCCGGCGCCGAGCACCCGCACGAAGCGCAGCAGCCGGCGGTGTTCGATTTCGCCAGCCGCAATCCTAAGAACAAGAGGAACGCGTAATGTCCGATACCATCACCGATCTGAAGGATCTGGGCGCCGCCACCTCGCAGGAGACCGCGGCTCCGAAGTACGAGCAGGAAATCGACGCCCAGGGCCGTTCCTATGCGACCGGCAAGCGCAAGAACGCCATTGCCCGCGTCTGGCTGAAGCCGGGTTCAGGCAAGGTTACCGTCAATGGCCGTGACCAGGACACCTACTTCGCCCGTCCGGTGCTGCGCATGATCCTGCGCCAGCCCTTCGAGGTCGCCGACCGCAACAATCAGTACGACGTGGTTGCCACGGTCGTCGGCGGCGGCTTGTCGGGTCAGGCCGGCGCGGTGCGGCACGGTATTTCCAAGGCGCTGACGCTCTATGAACCCACGCTGCGCAAGCCGCTGAAGGACGGCGGCTTCCTCACCCGTGACTCGCGCGTCGTCGAACGCAAGAAGTACGGCAAGGCCAAGGCCCGCCGTAGCTTCCAGTTCTCCAAGCGCTAGGCGCAAGGCCAATCTGGAATTGGGGCCTTCCGCGCTGGCGGGAGGCCCTTTTTCTTTGTGTTACAGTGATGCGCTTGATTGGGCCGATCGAGGCTCCTAGGGTTCGCGCATTCCAGGCAGGGACGGACCGATGACGACACAGACCATCAGAGCAGCAATTCTCGGCGCCAGTGGTTATACCGGCGCCGAACTGGTGCGGCTTCTCAGCCAGCACCCCAACGTGGAAATCGTCGTGTTGACCGCCGACCGCCGCGCCGGTGAAAAGCTGGAGACGGTGTTCCCCCAATTCGGTTCCCTGGACTTGCCTGACCTGATGAGTATCGAGCAGGTGGAATGGGCCGGCGTCGAGGTGGACGTTGTGTTCTGCTGCCTGCCGCACGGCACCACCCAGGACGTGATCCGGGGCCTCATGCACAAGACCGGCCACACGCTGATCGACGAACTGGTGATCGAGACCCGCCAGGATTACGTCGCCGAGATATCGAAGCCGGTGAAGGTTATCGACCTGTCGGCCGATTTCAGGCTGGAGAACGTCGATACCTATGCCGAATGGTATGGCCACGAGCATCTTGCGCCGTCGTTGCAGAAGGTGGCCGTCTATGGCCTGACCGAACTGGCGCGGGAGCAGATCAGGGCGGCGGACCTCGTCGCGTGCCCGGGTTGCTACCCGACCAGTTCGATCCTGCCGCTGGCGCCGCTGCTGGCCGCACGCCAGATCGAGCCCGGCGACATCGTCATTGACGCCAAGTCCGGCGCGACCGGCGCCGGCAGGTCGCCCAAGGAAGGGACGTTGTTCACCGAAGTCTCGACCGGGATCCACGCCTATGGCGTCGCCAATCATCGTCATGGCCCGGAGATCGAGCAGGAATTGTCCAAGGCGGCAGGCGAGGATCTGGTCGTGGCCTTCACGCCGCACCTCGTTCCCATGAACCGCGGCATCCTCGCGACCATCTATGTGAAGATGATGGACGGCGTCACCGCCGAGGACCTGCACGACACGTTGTCGGCGGGCTACGAAAGCGAGCCCTTCATACGCGTGCTCCCCTTCGGCCAGGTGCCGGCGTCACGCCATGTGCTGGGCTCCAACCATGCCCTGATCGGCGTGGTTGCGGACCGCCGTTCCGGCCGGGCGATCATCGTCTCGACCATCGACAATCTGGTAAAGGGCGCCTCGGGACAGGCGGTGCAGAACATGAACGTGATGTTCGGCCTGGCCGAGTCGACCGGACTTGGCCAGCAGCCCATGTTCCCCTGATGGCCGGCCAGATCATTCCCTATCTGGGCATCGTGCCCCGGATCGATCCGACGGTCTTCGTCGCCGACGGCGCACGTATTGTAGGCGACGTCGAGATCGGCGCCGACTGCACGATATGGTTCAATTGCGTCATGCGCGGCGACGTCCACCGCATTCGCATGGGGCATTCATCGAACCTGCAGGACAGCTCGGTTGTGCATGTGACCGAAGGACGGTACGGCACGACGATCGGCAATTTCGTGCTGATCGGCCACATGTGCCTGCTGCATGGCTGCACGATCGAGGATGGCGTCCTGGTCGGCATGGGCAGCACGATCATGGACAATGTGGTGGTCGAGGAGGGCGCCATGATCGGCGCCGGCTCCCTGGTCACGCCCAACAAGCGCGTGCCGAAAGGCCAGCTGTGGGCGGGCCGTCCCGCTACCTATATGCGGGACCTTAAACCCGAGGAAATCGCTCACCACCGCAAGTTGACGCTGGGCTATGTCCAGCGCGGCAAAGAATATATGGGCCGCTGATCCGCATGATCGGTGTTTTCGATTCCGGCTCCGGCGGCCTCACGGTGCTTAAAGCGCTGGTCGAGGCGCTGCCGGACGAATCGTTCCTTTATCTCGGCGATCATGCTCGCGCACCCTATGGCGAACGGGACAATGCGGACATCGTCGCGTACACCACCGAGGCGGTGGATTTTCTCATGCGCTCGGGCTGCCGGCTTGTGGTCATCGCCTGCAATACGGCGGCGTCAGTGGCGCTGCGCACCATCCAGCAGAACTGGCTGCCGGCGCATTATCCCCGGAACCGCGTGCTCGGCGTTCTCGTGCCCATGGTCGAGGCCCTGGCCGGCGTGCCATGGCATCGGGAGGAACCGCACGAGGACGACGTGCTGCGGTATGCCCGCGTCGTATTGTTCGGCACGACCAAGACCATCGAAAGCCGTGCGTACCTGGAAGAAGTGAACAAGCGCGCGCCCGGCTGCGCCATTGTCCAGCAGGCGTGCCCCAATCTGGCCGGGATGATCGAGGAAGGCGCGCCTGAGCGCGTTTTGCTGGACGTTATCGAGACGTGGGTCGCCGCGGCGCTGGATGGCCACAGGGGATTCGCGCCCGATGCGGCGGTGCTCGGCTGCACGCACTATCCGCTGGTTCGCCACCTGTTCGCCCGTGGTCTGCCCGAGGGAACGCACATTCTCTCGCAGCCCGATCTGATCGCCGAGGCACTGACCGATTACCTGCGGCGCCGGCCCGACTTCGCCGAACCGGGGCAGGGTTCCGTGCGCTATCTCACCACCGGCGACCCGGCCCATCTGCGTGGGCTGGCCGTATTCATGACCGTTCTGCATGGGCAGTTCCAGCAGGTCCGGCTGTCGGATCGCTAGCCACCGGCTGGCCCCTGTACCACCGCGCGCCGCCACCCGCGGGGATG
This region includes:
- a CDS encoding sodium-translocating pyrophosphatase, with product MSLELWLVIGCGLLAVVYGLVTGRAILAASAGNARMQEIAAAVQEGAKAYLNRQYTTIGVVGVIIAIGLFFALGKFAALGFVIGAVLSGAAGYVGMIVSVRANVRTAEASRIGLGAGLSLAFRAGAVTGMLVAGLALLGVAGYYAFLLSFDFPEGDRSLIDGLVSLGFGASLISIFARLGGGIFTKGADVGADLVGKVEAGIPEDDPRNPATIADNVGDNVGDCAGMAADLFETYAVTIVATMVLASIYFVGEVQTSLMLYPLAIGGVCIVTSIIGTFFVRLGSSNNIMGALYKGFIATAVLSLIALYPLTEYILGGMDAAFEVNGNAFTAMSLFYCGVTGLVITGLLIWITEYYTGTNFRPVKSIAQASTTGHGTNVIQGLAVSMEATAPMALVICAGIIITYSFAGLFGIAIAVSTMLALAGMVVALDAYGPVTDNAGGIAEMADMEPEVRKVTDALDAVGNTTKAVTKGYAIGSAGLGALVLFAAYTEDLAHFFNDVTVNFSLSNPYVVVGLLLGGLLPYLFGAMGMMAVGRAAGAIVEEVRTQFRENPGIMAGTSKPNYARSVDLLTKAAIREMIIPSLLPVLSPIAVYFLFNAIAGQADAFAALGAMLLGVIVTGVFVAISMTAGGGAWDNAKKYIEDGHHGGKGSEAHKAAVTGDTVGDPYKDTAGPAVNPMIKITNIVALLLLAILARNA
- the bamE gene encoding outer membrane protein assembly factor BamE, translating into MNRQTLLVALGLTVACTAMLSGCAKTVDTRGYLMDEDVITEIRPGVDNRASVLAALGTPTVPGTFDDENWYYVTRTQESWAFFRPDVVDNQVLQVSFDQSGNVKEISRAGMEAAREVSPVGDKTPTRGKELGFFEQIFSNIGRFSGPGPASPGN
- a CDS encoding ubiquinol-cytochrome C chaperone family protein, which translates into the protein MLQFLKNIRRAFMPSPDQLRANALYNTAVNQSRRTGFYTTCGVPDTIDGRFDMIVVHAFLIMRRLRDGGPDGEALSQVLFDEMFADMDRSLREMGVGDMGIGRRVRAMGKAFMGRVKAYEEALEEGGAALEEALTRNVYRDAAPAPAALDHLAAYMRRENTALRSFPIAALMAGEVNFGPAPGDSP
- a CDS encoding DUF177 domain-containing protein — encoded protein: MTESNRPELHRPFDIVSLPDGGRHIEISPSDAERDAIARRLDLLAVADFAVRGRLDPLRRGRSAIFNGRMTAALTQRCIITGDPVDAAIDEEIHVRLLTEDESDKRTEVEIDADEDDLEIAEEGIVDLGEICVQYLAIALDPYPRAPGAQAPALPEEVDSADVVKPNPFAVLKKLKDKT
- the rpmF gene encoding 50S ribosomal protein L32, whose translation is MAVPKRKTTPSKRNMRRSHHALVRTQSVECPNCGEVKLPHHVCGACGQYDGREVTEATETF
- the plsX gene encoding phosphate acyltransferase PlsX — protein: MAGALTIALDAMGGDQAPGVILDGTELARERHPDLRYVLFGDGPQLEAGLAQRARLKDCCSIVHSESVVDGAMKPSQALRKGRTSSMGLAIQAVSDGTANVALSAGNTGALMALSKFILRTMPGIDRPALVTLLPTRRGESAMLDLGANVECSSENLVQFAVMGAAYARVVLGLSRPKVALLNIGTEDLKGNEEVKQAAEELRAADLMFEFVGFAEGNDLGQGSADVYVTDGFTGNVALKTIEGTSMLIADLFRRAFRNSPMSMLGYLMARGALRTLRAHLDPNTHNGGMLVGLNGLVVKSHGGANAAGIASAIAVARDLAQGDLNGKIAGDMAHYGSQRPAAPAQVVAP
- a CDS encoding beta-ketoacyl-ACP synthase III gives rise to the protein MSGTRSVIAGVGSYLPERIVTNAQMSEFVDTSDDWIVERTGIRQRHIAADGEYTSDLAMAAGRRAIADAGLGVDDIDLVIVATATPDETFPATAVKVQAGLGITRGAAFDIQAVCSGFVYGLSIADNLIRGGMAKNLLLIGAETFSRILDWEDRTTCVLFGDGAGAVVVSGETGAGDRGIIASKLRSDGTKHDLLYVDGGPSTTQTTGKVRMRGKDVFKHAVNNLADIVEEVFEGTDLSPSDIDWIVPHQANRRILDATARKLGVSTDKVVMTVQDQGNTSAASVPLALDTAVRDGRIKRGDLLLLEAMGGGFTWGASLVRW
- a CDS encoding integration host factor subunit alpha: MSGNTVTRADLSEAVYQEVGLSRNESAELVERVLDIISDKLVEGESVKISSFGSFVVRKKGGRTGRNPKTGEEVPIGPRRVLVFRPSQVLKSIVASATRPS
- a CDS encoding MerR family transcriptional regulator produces the protein MASDQENSDGRSAPRKSPDAFRTISEVSDELTVPQHVLRFWESKFTQIRPLKRGGRRRYYRPEDVLLLRGIRRLLYEDGYTIKGVQKVLKERGVRSVANGGREEGAVPAASPAPAPSLAAPLDAAEIVRDENQDGINLQRLLAELDEIRGMLTR
- a CDS encoding COX15/CtaA family protein, which gives rise to MTAASSPTLQDRTRIIRWLIAVAALIVIMVLLGGVTRLTESGLSIVEWRPVTGTLPPLSDSAWQAEFDKYKTSPEFQKKNSDFTVADFKTIFWFEYLHRLLGRLIGLAFAVPFFWMLWRGQIPGPLKPRLWLLLGLGGLQGFMGWYMVASGLVDRPDVSQYRLAAHLGIAFGIYGYMVWLIFGLLRPAPGRLAPFCGVLTGLIFLQILAGAFVAGIDAGFIYNTWPAMDNGRFIPAGIWTDPPLWPGMFEDHRIVQFNHRMLAYLITLLVGVWWWFNREKGAPAHLLALATLFQVVAGIVTVLVLPYVPAWLAVFHQAGGLALLTASLYALHRVRKP
- the cutA gene encoding divalent-cation tolerance protein CutA, which codes for MSGYVTVYMTASSAAEADRIASALVEDRLVACVNILGEVQSVYRWEGAVRHDTEVALVAKTRASLFDALTARVRALHAYEVPCIVSWPIDAGNPAYLSWIEAETAGTPGK
- the rplM gene encoding 50S ribosomal protein L13 gives rise to the protein MKTYSAKPSEVEAKWLVIDAEGVVLGRLASEVAKIIRGKHKPTYTPHIDCGDHVVIINAEKVHLTGRKRENKVYYWHTGHPGGIKSRTAAKILDGAHPERVIEKAVERMVPRGPLGRDQMRKLRVYAGAEHPHEAQQPAVFDFASRNPKNKRNA
- the rpsI gene encoding 30S ribosomal protein S9: MSDTITDLKDLGAATSQETAAPKYEQEIDAQGRSYATGKRKNAIARVWLKPGSGKVTVNGRDQDTYFARPVLRMILRQPFEVADRNNQYDVVATVVGGGLSGQAGAVRHGISKALTLYEPTLRKPLKDGGFLTRDSRVVERKKYGKAKARRSFQFSKR